A section of the Polynucleobacter sp. AP-Jannik-300A-C4 genome encodes:
- a CDS encoding tripartite tricarboxylate transporter substrate binding protein, which produces MKMKLKGALISTALALGAVTVSPAFAAWEPTKPVEFIIPAGPGGGADQMARVIQGIVTKHNLMKQSIIPINKSAGAGAEGFLAIKEAKGDPNKIIITLSNLFTTPMATGVPFNWKEITPVAMLALDQFVLWTNADKPYKNAPEYIAAAKAAGPGKFRMGGTGSKQEDQIITVALEKATGAKFTYLPFKGGGAVAVQLVGNHIDSSVNNPIEAVAQWRAGKLRAQCVFDDTRMPYKQKMTDTLSWNDVPTCKEVGVDTDYVMLRGIFMAPGVTQEQVDYYVELFKKVRATPEWKDFMEKGAFNQTFMTGKEFRNWLTLNEALHLQLMTEAGFLAKK; this is translated from the coding sequence ATGAAGATGAAGTTAAAAGGGGCATTGATTTCCACCGCATTAGCCCTCGGTGCTGTAACTGTTTCACCTGCTTTTGCTGCTTGGGAGCCAACCAAGCCAGTTGAGTTCATTATTCCTGCCGGTCCTGGTGGTGGTGCTGACCAAATGGCTCGCGTGATCCAAGGTATTGTCACCAAGCATAACTTGATGAAGCAATCGATCATTCCAATTAATAAGTCTGCTGGTGCAGGTGCAGAAGGTTTCTTGGCAATTAAGGAAGCTAAGGGCGATCCAAACAAGATCATCATTACGCTGTCAAACTTGTTCACTACGCCGATGGCAACTGGCGTTCCATTTAACTGGAAAGAAATTACTCCGGTAGCTATGTTGGCTCTAGACCAGTTTGTTCTCTGGACCAATGCTGATAAGCCTTACAAAAACGCTCCTGAATATATTGCTGCAGCAAAAGCAGCAGGTCCTGGTAAGTTCCGCATGGGCGGTACAGGCTCTAAGCAAGAAGATCAAATCATTACCGTAGCGCTTGAGAAAGCAACTGGTGCCAAGTTCACCTACTTGCCTTTCAAAGGGGGTGGCGCTGTAGCAGTTCAGCTCGTTGGCAACCACATTGATTCATCTGTAAACAACCCAATTGAGGCTGTTGCTCAATGGCGTGCAGGTAAGTTGCGTGCTCAGTGCGTATTTGATGACACTCGTATGCCTTACAAGCAAAAGATGACCGATACTCTCTCATGGAACGACGTGCCAACTTGTAAAGAAGTTGGAGTGGATACTGACTACGTGATGTTGCGCGGTATCTTCATGGCTCCTGGTGTAACACAAGAGCAAGTTGATTACTATGTAGAGCTTTTCAAGAAAGTTCGTGCCACACCTGAGTGGAAAGACTTCATGGAAAAGGGTGCATTTAATCAAACCTTCATGACCGGTAAGGAATTTAGAAACTGGTTGACCTTGAACGAAGCGCTTCACTTGCAGTTGATGACTGAAGCTGGTTTCTTGGCTAAGAAGTAA
- a CDS encoding DsrE family protein yields MFTKTLKSAVLAVLAALSLSAFAGANDPLFVSLTSDEPHRATMAFNFGSHMNAAGHPLSVFLSDKGVYLGVKSGAAKYPEQQKMLAEIIAKGGTVIMCPLCLKHYGFTEADLLPGIKMGGAKVTGEALFKDNTKTMTW; encoded by the coding sequence ATGTTTACAAAAACTTTGAAATCAGCTGTACTCGCAGTATTAGCAGCGCTATCACTATCAGCATTTGCTGGTGCCAATGATCCCTTATTTGTCAGCCTGACAAGTGATGAGCCGCATCGCGCAACGATGGCATTTAACTTCGGCTCGCATATGAATGCAGCTGGCCATCCATTAAGTGTTTTCTTGAGCGATAAAGGTGTGTACCTTGGCGTGAAATCCGGTGCAGCCAAGTATCCAGAGCAGCAGAAGATGTTGGCTGAGATTATTGCTAAAGGTGGAACAGTCATTATGTGCCCATTGTGCTTAAAGCACTACGGTTTTACTGAAGCGGATTTATTGCCTGGCATCAAAATGGGTGGCGCTAAAGTAACTGGTGAGGCTTTATTTAAAGACAACACCAAGACAATGACTTGGTAA
- a CDS encoding DUF2946 domain-containing protein, with the protein MHFIKHRKLVHWIAALAILVGALAPAVSQALSLANSGQGFVVEICTTGGSKMTQVIGDDETSSSSAIGSHCPYCVVQPIYLLPSIGALEFVAPQGYIAQSLSSYQAPQILSAWVKLPSRAPPTQF; encoded by the coding sequence ATGCATTTTATTAAGCACCGTAAGCTCGTTCACTGGATAGCCGCTTTGGCTATCTTGGTTGGTGCGCTTGCGCCTGCTGTTTCACAGGCTTTATCTTTGGCCAATAGCGGCCAAGGTTTTGTAGTTGAGATTTGTACTACCGGTGGCAGCAAAATGACCCAGGTCATCGGTGATGATGAAACTTCTTCATCGTCTGCTATAGGTAGTCACTGCCCATACTGCGTAGTTCAGCCAATCTATTTATTACCTAGTATCGGTGCATTGGAGTTTGTAGCCCCACAAGGCTATATAGCTCAATCATTAAGCTCTTATCAAGCCCCTCAGATCCTCTCTGCATGGGTCAAACTTCCATCTAGAGCGCCGCCCACCCAGTTTTAA
- a CDS encoding DUF1854 domain-containing protein — MSHHQKSYTLERDALGRLVFTDARGTSHIGVFPVRAFPITEPEAGISIMDQSGKELCWFDDAKTIPEGDFALIKEELAAREFMPVIEKIIKVSTFATPSLWDIETDRGPTRIRLKGEEDIRRIAGNTLLIADSNGLQFLISDSTKLDKVSKKLLDRFR; from the coding sequence ATGAGTCACCATCAAAAATCCTATACTCTGGAGCGCGATGCCCTTGGTCGTCTAGTGTTTACAGATGCTCGGGGAACTTCGCACATTGGCGTCTTTCCAGTAAGGGCGTTCCCAATTACAGAGCCAGAGGCCGGAATCTCCATCATGGACCAGTCTGGTAAAGAGTTGTGCTGGTTTGATGATGCCAAGACTATTCCTGAAGGTGACTTTGCTCTTATTAAGGAAGAGTTGGCAGCTCGTGAGTTCATGCCCGTGATTGAAAAGATCATCAAAGTGTCTACTTTTGCCACTCCAAGTCTTTGGGATATTGAAACTGACCGAGGCCCCACCAGGATTCGCCTCAAAGGTGAGGAAGATATTCGTCGCATTGCCGGAAATACGCTACTGATTGCTGACTCCAATGGACTACAGTTCTTGATCTCAGATTCCACGAAGCTCGATAAGGTTAGCAAGAAGCTTTTGGACCGCTTCAGATAG
- the ilvD gene encoding dihydroxy-acid dehydratase has protein sequence MKRLNERSRNVTEGVARAPNRSMYYAMGYQEKDFVKPMVGVANGHSTITPCNSGLQKLADAAVTALEEAGAKAQMFGTPTVSDGIGMGTEGMKYSLISREVIADSIETCVNGLWQDGVVVIGGCDKNMPGGMMAMARTNVPSIYVYGGTIKPGHFKGKDLNIVSAFEAVGEFTSGRMNEEDLKGVEQHACPGSGSCGGMYTANTMSSSFEALGMSLPYSSTMANEDAEKVASAHESAIVLVEAIKKNLRPRDIITKKSIENAVSVIMAVGGSTNAVLHYLAITSAAEIDWTIDDFERIRKRVPVIVDMKPSGQYLATDLHQAGGIPQVMKILLDGGLLHGDCMTITGKTIAETLRDVPSVPRADQKVIRTLDNPLYKQGHLAILKGNISPEGCVAKITGLKNPSITGPARVFDSEDDAMAAIMAQKIKDGDVMVIRYEGPKGGPGMREMLAPTSALVGQGLGETVGLITDGRFSGGTWGMVVGHVAPEAFVGGVIALIHEGDSVTIDAHKLLIQLNVSDEEIAKRRAAWVQPKPRYTRGLLAKYAHLASTASKGAVTDLNLD, from the coding sequence ATGAAACGCCTTAATGAACGCTCGCGCAATGTCACCGAAGGGGTTGCTCGTGCACCCAATCGCTCAATGTATTACGCGATGGGCTACCAAGAGAAGGATTTTGTTAAGCCGATGGTTGGCGTAGCAAACGGTCATTCAACCATTACTCCTTGCAATAGCGGTTTGCAAAAACTGGCAGACGCTGCGGTAACCGCCCTTGAAGAAGCTGGCGCAAAAGCACAAATGTTTGGTACCCCTACCGTGTCTGATGGCATCGGCATGGGTACTGAGGGCATGAAGTACTCCCTCATCTCCCGTGAGGTGATTGCTGACAGTATTGAAACTTGCGTTAATGGATTATGGCAAGACGGCGTTGTGGTTATCGGTGGCTGCGATAAAAATATGCCAGGTGGCATGATGGCAATGGCCCGCACCAATGTACCAAGCATCTATGTGTATGGCGGAACAATTAAACCTGGTCATTTCAAAGGCAAGGATCTGAATATTGTTTCTGCGTTTGAAGCCGTTGGTGAATTCACCTCAGGACGTATGAACGAAGAAGACTTAAAGGGTGTTGAACAACACGCCTGTCCAGGTAGCGGCTCTTGCGGTGGTATGTATACAGCGAACACCATGAGCTCCTCATTTGAGGCTTTAGGTATGAGCTTGCCTTACTCCTCCACAATGGCCAATGAAGATGCTGAGAAAGTTGCCAGCGCTCATGAGTCAGCGATTGTGTTAGTTGAGGCTATTAAGAAAAATTTGCGTCCTCGTGACATCATTACCAAAAAATCCATTGAGAACGCAGTGAGCGTGATCATGGCAGTTGGTGGATCTACCAATGCCGTTCTCCACTACCTAGCAATTACTAGTGCTGCTGAGATCGACTGGACTATTGATGACTTTGAACGTATTCGTAAGCGTGTTCCTGTCATCGTGGATATGAAGCCTTCTGGACAATATTTGGCAACTGACCTTCACCAAGCTGGCGGTATTCCGCAAGTCATGAAGATTTTGCTTGATGGCGGACTCTTGCATGGTGATTGCATGACTATTACCGGCAAAACAATCGCTGAAACATTGAGAGATGTTCCCTCAGTTCCACGCGCTGATCAAAAGGTCATTCGTACTTTAGATAACCCACTGTACAAGCAAGGTCACTTAGCTATTTTGAAGGGCAACATCTCCCCAGAGGGTTGCGTTGCCAAGATTACCGGCCTCAAGAACCCGTCCATTACCGGCCCAGCTCGTGTATTTGATTCTGAAGATGATGCCATGGCGGCCATCATGGCGCAAAAGATCAAAGACGGTGACGTCATGGTCATTCGTTACGAAGGCCCTAAAGGTGGTCCTGGTATGCGTGAGATGCTTGCCCCTACCTCTGCCCTCGTTGGTCAAGGTTTAGGTGAGACAGTCGGCCTCATCACTGACGGACGCTTCTCTGGCGGTACTTGGGGCATGGTGGTTGGTCACGTTGCTCCTGAAGCATTTGTGGGCGGTGTAATTGCCCTTATTCATGAAGGCGACTCTGTGACGATCGATGCTCATAAGTTACTCATTCAACTCAATGTGAGTGATGAAGAGATTGCTAAGCGACGTGCTGCTTGGGTACAACCTAAACCACGTTATACCCGCGGCTTACTTGCCAAGTATGCTCACCTCGCCAGCACTGCAAGTAAAGGTGCAGTAACGGATCTGAATTTGGATTAA
- a CDS encoding response regulator transcription factor has translation MTKVGHIYLIDDDESMRTSLSRMLKDVGYIVEDFSSAVTFLEHSVPVAPAVILLDMQMPDMTGLDLQEKLVQLGRKTPIVFVSGQSHPHQIVKSLKRGAVDFLFKPFNLEDLLKAVADALEFDRRQLKRVSKEVETKKDYATLTPREREVCFWLVKGLLNKDIAVKLGTTDATIKVHKARVMDKMNVESVQVLVAKYLESDLENFQKS, from the coding sequence ATGACTAAAGTTGGCCACATCTACCTAATTGACGACGATGAGTCGATGCGCACCTCACTGAGTCGGATGCTAAAAGACGTGGGGTATATCGTGGAAGATTTCTCCTCCGCAGTGACATTTCTAGAGCATTCAGTGCCGGTAGCACCCGCAGTCATCCTGCTCGACATGCAAATGCCAGATATGACTGGATTAGATTTGCAGGAAAAACTGGTCCAACTGGGTCGTAAAACCCCGATTGTGTTTGTCAGTGGCCAGAGCCACCCTCATCAAATCGTCAAAAGCCTGAAGCGTGGCGCTGTCGATTTCCTCTTTAAACCCTTCAATTTGGAGGATTTATTGAAGGCCGTTGCTGATGCCCTAGAGTTTGATAGACGCCAGCTAAAACGCGTTTCTAAAGAGGTAGAAACCAAGAAAGACTATGCAACACTGACGCCCAGGGAGAGGGAAGTCTGCTTTTGGCTAGTCAAGGGATTGCTTAATAAGGATATTGCAGTCAAACTGGGAACGACAGATGCCACGATTAAGGTCCATAAGGCTAGAGTGATGGATAAGATGAACGTGGAATCAGTGCAGGTATTAGTCGCAAAGTATCTTGAGTCTGATTTAGAAAATTTCCAAAAAAGCTAG
- a CDS encoding tripartite tricarboxylate transporter permease yields the protein MEEISALFQGFAVALTPFNLLLMFVGVTLGVIIGVLPGLGGANGIAILLPLTFTMPPTSAIIMLSCIYWGALFGGAITSILFNIPGEPWSVATTFDGYPMAREGKAGQALTAAFTSSFVGAFFAIVMITFLAPLIAKFALEFGPPEFFSVYLLTFCSFVGMSKGSPFKTIASMMLGFALATVGMDTVTGQLRLTFGSQELMRGFDFLIAVIGLFGIGEILDSMEEGLQFKGAAAKIRRQVVLETWATLPKYWATSLRSCLIGCWMGITPGGATPASFMAYGVAKRVSKNGDKFGKGEIEGVIAPETAAHAAGTAALLPMLSLGIPGSPTAAVLLGGLLIWGLQPGPLLFVEQSDFVWGLIASMYLGNIAGLIVVLTCVPVFASILRIPFSIIAPVILVVCAVGAYTVGNASFDVWLMLIFGVVGYVFKKLDYPMAPMVLALVLGDRAEDSFRQSMLMSGGGLDIFFSNYLVGGISGLALLLLLWPLISKVIGKKKAAAA from the coding sequence TTGGAAGAAATTAGCGCTCTATTTCAAGGCTTTGCTGTAGCCTTGACGCCATTCAACTTATTACTAATGTTTGTTGGCGTAACACTTGGCGTGATTATTGGCGTATTGCCAGGTTTAGGTGGTGCTAACGGTATCGCGATTTTGCTGCCTTTAACATTTACTATGCCGCCTACCTCTGCAATTATTATGCTGTCCTGTATTTACTGGGGCGCATTATTTGGCGGGGCGATTACATCGATTCTCTTCAATATTCCGGGTGAGCCGTGGTCCGTTGCAACCACCTTTGATGGCTATCCAATGGCTCGTGAAGGTAAGGCTGGACAGGCTTTAACTGCTGCGTTTACTTCATCATTTGTTGGCGCATTCTTTGCCATCGTGATGATTACCTTCTTAGCCCCATTAATTGCTAAGTTTGCGCTAGAGTTTGGACCTCCAGAGTTCTTCTCGGTTTACTTGCTCACCTTCTGTAGTTTCGTGGGTATGAGTAAGGGTTCGCCATTCAAAACGATTGCATCAATGATGCTTGGTTTTGCGCTGGCTACTGTAGGTATGGACACCGTAACTGGACAACTTCGTTTAACTTTCGGAAGTCAAGAACTCATGCGTGGTTTCGACTTCTTGATTGCGGTTATCGGCTTGTTTGGTATCGGCGAGATTTTGGACTCCATGGAAGAGGGTCTGCAATTTAAAGGCGCTGCTGCAAAAATTCGCCGTCAGGTTGTATTGGAAACTTGGGCTACATTGCCAAAGTATTGGGCGACTTCATTGCGCAGTTGCTTAATCGGTTGCTGGATGGGTATTACTCCAGGTGGCGCTACACCAGCTTCCTTCATGGCCTACGGTGTTGCAAAACGCGTTTCTAAAAATGGCGACAAGTTCGGTAAAGGTGAAATCGAAGGGGTGATTGCTCCTGAGACGGCAGCTCATGCTGCAGGTACTGCTGCCTTATTGCCTATGTTGTCCTTAGGTATTCCTGGATCTCCAACAGCAGCTGTGTTGCTTGGTGGCTTGCTGATCTGGGGTCTCCAGCCTGGCCCATTGCTGTTCGTTGAGCAGTCTGACTTCGTATGGGGATTGATTGCAAGTATGTACCTTGGAAACATCGCTGGTCTGATCGTGGTGTTAACTTGTGTCCCTGTCTTTGCATCGATTTTGAGAATTCCTTTCTCAATCATTGCGCCAGTTATTTTGGTGGTCTGTGCAGTGGGTGCGTATACGGTAGGAAATGCTTCATTTGACGTATGGCTCATGCTGATATTCGGTGTGGTTGGTTATGTCTTTAAGAAACTAGACTACCCAATGGCTCCGATGGTTCTCGCCTTAGTATTGGGTGACCGTGCAGAAGACTCTTTCCGTCAGTCCATGCTCATGTCTGGCGGCGGTTTAGATATCTTCTTCTCAAACTACCTAGTAGGCGGTATCAGTGGCTTGGCGTTGCTCTTGTTGTTATGGCCTTTAATCAGCAAAGTAATCGGCAAGAAAAAAGCTGCTGCAGCGTAA
- a CDS encoding copper chaperone PCu(A)C gives MKRNTLLNALLATVVGLGLPATVQAQNAKVGSVQIENAYTRATVPGQQVAGGFMKIENKGAADQLISASSPVSGEVQLHEMAMEGNVMKMRQVKDIPVPAGGAVELKPGGLHLMFMNIKAPLAAGETVPVKLKFAKAGEVEVKMPVNAMGNPAGGHGGAMKH, from the coding sequence ATGAAACGTAATACATTATTAAATGCTTTACTAGCTACTGTCGTTGGCTTAGGTTTGCCTGCTACTGTACAAGCGCAAAATGCTAAAGTTGGTAGCGTGCAAATTGAAAACGCCTATACGCGTGCTACAGTTCCTGGTCAGCAAGTAGCTGGCGGCTTTATGAAGATTGAAAACAAAGGCGCTGCTGATCAACTCATCTCTGCAAGCTCACCAGTATCAGGTGAAGTTCAGTTGCATGAAATGGCTATGGAAGGCAATGTCATGAAAATGCGCCAAGTGAAAGATATACCAGTGCCAGCAGGTGGTGCAGTGGAATTGAAGCCAGGCGGCTTACATTTAATGTTTATGAACATCAAGGCACCCTTGGCTGCCGGCGAAACTGTTCCAGTCAAACTCAAGTTTGCTAAAGCGGGTGAAGTTGAAGTGAAGATGCCTGTCAATGCGATGGGCAATCCTGCTGGTGGCCACGGCGGAGCGATGAAGCACTAA
- a CDS encoding TonB-dependent receptor has protein sequence MKVLKITPIALVASLMLTNAYGQAAPNLDALTVTGIQEAPLTQTTLTGKGLNQSRVNTPNTAAMILNIPGVSMYTGGGVSGLPAIHGLADDRVAVSVDGMPLLYSCPNHMNSPLSYISPSNVGSVKVITGLSPVSAGGDSLGGVVSVQSLPPVFANKGETLQQGEVGASYSSNAQAIAGNINLTAAGDEFSATYTVDSAKANNYTAGGNFKPAGNGLNGNVVGASRYIATNQQLSLAWQKDNHLVEFKTSYQFVPFEGYSNQRMDMTKNIGTQFNLKYTGQYDWGKLEAQAYNQMVNHQMDDNQGARTTSATNLTPQTAMPMLTASSTNGVDVKGTIPLSETQLARVGGLFQTYKLNDWWPPVAGTMMMSPNTFQNINNGTRDRLGVFGELEQQWAKEWMGLAGVRIEQVASNAGNVQGYSTSAMMYGADANAFNAKQHQQTDYNWDLTALSRYKPDQSQNYEAGYSRKTRSPNLYERYTWSSNSMAAIMNNFVGDGNGYVGQVTLAPEVANTFSFASDWHDVNKELWGFKTNPYYTYVSNYIDATCNSSCTANQFNVLKYVNQDAQLYGIDLSGFTALGKHAQLGKFQLNAQGSYTRGQNVTAGTNLYNIIPLNGTVGLVQFLGANWTNTIQGQFVTAKTNLNSVRNEIATGGYSLFNLRSSYDDKKYRVNFGIENLLNKLYALPQGGAYLGQGPTMTMNNTGGSPWGTAVAGMGRTFYVSANMKF, from the coding sequence ATGAAAGTCTTAAAAATAACGCCGATAGCCTTAGTTGCATCTTTGATGCTTACTAATGCATACGGTCAAGCCGCCCCTAATTTGGATGCCCTCACTGTGACTGGGATTCAGGAAGCGCCTCTTACGCAAACAACGCTCACAGGCAAAGGGCTTAATCAGTCGCGTGTAAATACCCCCAATACTGCAGCTATGATCCTGAATATCCCCGGTGTAAGCATGTATACCGGTGGTGGCGTATCTGGCTTGCCAGCAATCCATGGTTTGGCGGATGATCGAGTTGCAGTAAGCGTGGACGGTATGCCACTCTTGTATTCCTGTCCAAATCATATGAACTCGCCACTCTCATATATCAGCCCATCTAATGTGGGTAGTGTAAAAGTGATTACTGGCCTTTCGCCAGTAAGTGCTGGTGGTGATAGCTTAGGTGGCGTAGTTTCTGTTCAATCTTTGCCCCCAGTATTTGCCAATAAAGGTGAAACGCTACAGCAGGGTGAGGTGGGTGCTTCTTACAGTAGTAATGCGCAAGCCATTGCTGGCAATATCAACCTAACAGCAGCTGGTGACGAATTTAGCGCTACCTACACAGTAGATTCAGCAAAAGCAAATAACTACACTGCTGGCGGAAATTTTAAACCTGCAGGCAATGGACTTAATGGCAATGTTGTTGGTGCATCAAGATATATCGCTACAAACCAACAGCTCTCATTAGCTTGGCAAAAAGATAACCACTTGGTTGAATTTAAAACCAGCTATCAATTTGTTCCATTTGAGGGCTATTCAAATCAGCGTATGGATATGACTAAAAATATCGGAACGCAATTTAATTTGAAGTACACCGGTCAATACGATTGGGGTAAGTTGGAGGCTCAGGCCTACAACCAAATGGTGAATCACCAAATGGATGACAACCAAGGGGCGAGAACAACTTCTGCCACTAACTTGACTCCACAAACTGCCATGCCCATGTTGACTGCAAGTTCTACGAATGGGGTAGATGTCAAAGGAACTATCCCACTCTCAGAAACCCAGTTAGCTAGAGTTGGGGGCTTATTCCAAACTTACAAATTGAATGATTGGTGGCCTCCTGTAGCGGGCACCATGATGATGTCACCAAATACATTTCAGAATATTAATAATGGAACCAGGGATAGGCTAGGGGTTTTTGGTGAGCTAGAGCAACAGTGGGCAAAAGAGTGGATGGGTCTTGCTGGCGTACGCATTGAGCAGGTCGCCTCTAATGCCGGAAATGTTCAGGGCTATAGTACGAGCGCCATGATGTATGGGGCAGATGCAAATGCCTTTAATGCTAAGCAACACCAACAAACCGACTACAACTGGGATTTAACGGCTTTATCTAGGTATAAGCCTGATCAGAGTCAAAACTATGAGGCGGGGTATTCACGCAAAACGAGATCCCCCAATCTATACGAACGCTATACCTGGTCCTCCAATAGCATGGCTGCAATTATGAATAACTTCGTAGGTGACGGCAATGGTTATGTTGGTCAAGTAACGTTAGCGCCAGAGGTAGCCAACACGTTTAGTTTTGCAAGTGACTGGCATGATGTAAATAAAGAGCTATGGGGATTCAAGACGAACCCGTATTACACCTATGTAAGTAACTATATAGATGCTACATGTAATTCAAGCTGTACCGCTAATCAATTTAATGTCCTTAAGTACGTCAATCAAGATGCGCAACTTTATGGAATTGATTTATCTGGTTTTACAGCTCTCGGTAAGCATGCTCAGTTAGGAAAATTTCAGTTGAACGCACAAGGCTCGTATACGCGTGGTCAAAACGTAACGGCTGGAACCAATCTATATAACATCATACCGCTCAATGGTACGGTTGGCTTAGTTCAGTTCTTGGGCGCTAATTGGACAAATACAATCCAGGGGCAATTTGTTACCGCTAAAACGAATTTGAACTCAGTTAGAAATGAGATTGCTACCGGTGGATATTCATTATTTAACCTGCGATCTTCATATGACGATAAAAAATATCGCGTGAACTTTGGCATCGAGAACTTGCTTAACAAGTTGTATGCTTTGCCACAAGGAGGTGCCTATTTAGGTCAAGGCCCAACAATGACCATGAACAACACCGGAGGATCTCCGTGGGGTACTGCAGTTGCAGGAATGGGTAGAACTTTCTACGTTTCAGCAAACATGAAGTTTTAA
- a CDS encoding DUF2946 family protein — translation MNSRKNHLIHWIAALAIAMSALAPAVSQAVSLAKHGQGFAMEICAADGTKSQINIQSEDQADVAEVQPCPYCIAHTAITPAFNTNLTFQAPQTLALLPQLFYQSPKPLAVWVTPPSAAPPTQA, via the coding sequence ATGAATTCCCGCAAAAACCACCTCATTCACTGGATTGCTGCTTTAGCAATCGCAATGAGTGCGCTTGCGCCAGCAGTTTCTCAAGCGGTGTCGCTTGCTAAACATGGTCAAGGTTTTGCAATGGAGATTTGTGCTGCAGATGGCACTAAATCGCAGATCAATATTCAAAGTGAAGATCAAGCAGACGTCGCAGAAGTGCAGCCTTGCCCTTATTGCATCGCTCACACAGCTATCACTCCAGCATTTAACACGAATCTGACATTCCAGGCACCGCAAACACTTGCTTTGCTGCCACAGCTTTTCTATCAGTCACCCAAGCCACTCGCTGTTTGGGTAACCCCTCCCTCAGCAGCACCTCCTACACAAGCCTAA
- a CDS encoding DUF2244 domain-containing protein: MKRNCSFSPKQVGGFYISIVTFSLLVAGYFYLIGAWIILIFTSIEILAVTIALYVYTRHALDYEKIAISGKQLLFERSWGGKIQQHEFNTIWTKLVYNESTGKDLVLKTSAKEVPIGFFVGTNGREQFGKELERYLGI; the protein is encoded by the coding sequence ATGAAAAGAAATTGTTCCTTTTCCCCTAAGCAGGTGGGAGGTTTCTACATATCTATTGTGACCTTTTCTCTTTTAGTGGCAGGCTATTTTTATTTGATTGGGGCTTGGATAATTCTCATCTTTACCTCTATTGAGATTCTGGCGGTCACTATTGCCTTATATGTCTATACACGTCATGCATTGGATTACGAAAAGATTGCGATTTCAGGAAAGCAGTTATTGTTTGAAAGAAGTTGGGGTGGCAAGATTCAACAACATGAGTTCAACACTATTTGGACTAAGTTGGTTTATAACGAATCAACGGGAAAAGATTTGGTTTTGAAGACTTCCGCTAAAGAGGTGCCAATTGGTTTTTTTGTTGGTACCAATGGGCGAGAGCAGTTTGGAAAAGAACTTGAGAGATATCTCGGGATTTAA
- a CDS encoding tripartite tricarboxylate transporter TctB family protein, which yields MDMITAALFIVLGAIFMYGSIKLGNGWGSDGPEAGYFPFYISLIMSAASAVTLYKAYADKSEEEESFVDKGPFKQVLSVLLPAAVFVLGMQLIGIYVSAFIYIAVFMRWLGKYALWKSIVVGLGVSVALFMVFEIWFQVPLPHGALFNPLAIVGVQ from the coding sequence ATGGATATGATTACTGCAGCCTTGTTTATTGTCTTGGGTGCCATTTTTATGTATGGCTCTATCAAATTAGGCAATGGCTGGGGTTCGGATGGCCCTGAGGCGGGTTATTTCCCTTTCTACATTAGCTTGATCATGTCAGCGGCTAGTGCAGTTACTCTCTATAAGGCCTACGCCGATAAGAGTGAAGAAGAGGAATCTTTTGTTGATAAGGGCCCATTCAAACAGGTCCTCTCTGTTTTATTGCCAGCAGCTGTTTTCGTTCTCGGAATGCAGTTAATTGGTATCTATGTTTCTGCATTTATTTATATTGCGGTATTTATGAGATGGCTAGGAAAATACGCGCTTTGGAAATCGATTGTGGTTGGTTTGGGTGTATCTGTTGCGCTCTTTATGGTCTTTGAGATTTGGTTCCAAGTTCCGCTCCCGCATGGCGCACTCTTCAATCCATTAGCGATTGTTGGTGTGCAATAA